The Paenibacillus sp. G2S3 region ATGTCTTCCTCATGAGAACGTTCTTCCAGAGTATTCCGGAGGAACTCGAGGAAGCGGCAAAGGTTGACGGAGCGAATGATCTGACGATCTTATGGAAGGTGTATCTGCCGCTGTCCAAAGCCTCTCTTGTGACGATAGGATTATTCTATGCGGTGCACCGCTGGAACGGCTATTTCTGGACGATGATCCTACTGAGCGACGAGAGTAAGGTACCGCTACAAGTCTTGCTAAAGAAACTCATCGTAGAAATGAACGTGAGCGACGAGATGGGCAATATGGCGGTATATTCTAAGGAAACGATCATTTATGCGACTATCATCGTCTCTATTATTCCGATTGTTGCAGCCTATCCCTTCATACAGAAATATTTCGTCAAAGGTACCATGATCGGCTCCGTCAAAGGATAGTTGGCTGCTTAAATTTTTTTAATATGAAATCAAGAAACCAATAATTGGAGGTCGTAAATGTGGGTAACACAAAATGGATGAAATCATCTGTAATAATCATGCTGACAGTCGGTATGCTGCTAGCAGGCTGTAGTAACAATAACGCTCCGCAAAATAGTGGAAGCGCGGCGAATGATTCAAAAGAGTCAGGGTCAAAACCTCTATCCGGGCATCTGATCGTTAAAGACCCGCTTGAACTGACGATCCACATGCACTACTCAGATAAGTTTATATTCGACGATAACTGGCCCGTCTTCAAAGAAGCGGAAGCCATGACCAATATTAAATTGAAGGGAACCGCATCTAAAACCTCGACGAATAGCAAAGAACTGTTCAATACCATGATGGCATCCGGGAAAATTCCGGATCTGGTTCATCATCAAATTAAGGAGCAGTATGACAGTCTGGGGATTGAAGGAGCCTTTCTTGAGCTAGATGGATTGATCGAAGAACATGCCCCAAACATTAAAAAGTTCTTTTCCGAACATCCAGATGCAGCCAAATATATGAAGGCCTATAACGGTAAAACGTATTTCCTTAACTTTACTCCGGATGGACCGGCTGCCAAGGGATGGTTTGTACGGCAGGATTGGCTGGATAAATTGGGACTTGAGCAGCCGAAAACGGTAGATGAGCTGTATGCGCTATTGAAAGCTTTCAAAGAAAAAGATCCGAACGGTAACGGATTAAACGATGAAATTCCATACTTCAGCCGGACGAAGCTGGATGGAATTTACGATCTGCTGATTCAGTGGGGCGTGCGTGGCGGGGCCGATGCGTCTAAACGTGGATTTTATGCGGACAACGGTGTCGTCAAGTACGGTATGTATGAGCCAGGATATAAGACGGCAATTGAAAATATTGCGAAGTGGTATAAGGAAGGCTTAATCGATAAAGAAATTTTCACCCGCGGAGCGAAAGCGCGCGACATTTTGCTCGCAGATAATGTCGGTGGCATAACGCACGACTGGTTCGCTAGCACGGCTAATTTTAATGACATTCTTGCACCTAAGATTCCAGGCTTCTCCTTTGTTCCAATGACGCCTCCAACGAATACCGAGGGTAAAGTCATCGAAGAAAGTTCCCGCAAAGAAACGCATGCGAGTGGATGGGGAATCTCGGCGGCAACTAAGCATCCCGTCGAAGCGATCAAATATATGGATTTCTGGTTCTCCGAAGAGGGCCGGAGGCTGATGAACTTCGGCATCGAAGGAAAGGACTACGATCTCGTGGACGGCAAGCCGAAGTTTAAAGATTCCGTATTGAAAAATAAAGAAAAGACAGTGATTCAACAGCTTCAAGAAGAGGGAGGCCAAATTGAACTGGCGTTCTATCAAGACTACGCTTACGAAGAACAATGGACAAGTGAGACTGCATTGAAAGGCATCAAGGAATACATTGACAATGGCTATATTATGGAGGCTTACCCACCGATTTCGTATACAGATGAGGAACGGAACAAATTTGAGGAGTTAAATGCTGGCGTATTGACCTATGTTGAGGAAAAGCTGCAGAGATGGGTGCTCGGTGTGGAACCGATCAACGATGAGACATTCAGTAAGTATATTAAGGAATTGGAAGACTTAGGGATCAAGGATTTGCTTGCTTTAGAGCAAGGTGCATACGACCGTTACATGAAATAGCTGGCATCGCTCCTTCCGGAGTCTTGATGATTTCGGAGGGGCATTTCGAATCGAAAATTACATGATGGAGATGAATAAATGAATCTGCAATCATTGCTGAAAGAGCCGATGACTACGACGGAGCTATTAGCTAACTTGCGCTCACGGCTTGAGCCGATGGACGAGAAAGCTGCTTATATCGCAGCACATATGCCTGATCACGTGCGCGAGACGATCGCGAATGCCGAATTCTCCTATCAAGGAATGATCATGCTTCCTGGTACAGGGGGAGTCAGGGAGTTTGTTGGGAATCCGCCTAGCTGGCTAGAGCGCAGACATAATGACAATGAGTATTTATGGCAGCTGAACCGCATGACTCATTGGCAGGATTTGCTGGAAGCCTACTCGCTCACCAAGGACGCGAAGTATGGACTCAAAGTCATCGACGAAATGCTGGATTGGATCGAAACGGTCACTATTCCTGAGGACTTACTCGATAAGCCCATTGGCTATTTTACGGAATGCCATCCGCTGAGGGTTTTGGAGATTGGTATCCGGGGCTACAAAATTTGGCCGCTTGTCTTGGAGCATCTAGGCCGCTCGGAGCTGTTTACGGAGGCAGTATTAGAGCAGTATTTAACGGTCATTTATAAGCAAGTAAAAGCTTTGCGTAACGTGTCGCCTCAGCTATGGCCTAAAGCGGATCATAACCATTATTTAATGGAATGTTTGGGCCTTCTGACGACTGCCCTTTACTTTCCCGAGCTGAAAGAAGCTGAGGAATGGAAGGCTTTTGCGATCGAGGGCATCGAAAAGTGCAGCATGGCGCAACTGACAGAGGACGGCGGCCAAATCGAGGGCTGCCCATCGTATCATAATGGCTGTATGTTCTGGTTTGGGATGGCTGTGGTTCTGGCTAAGCGTTTCCAGTTTCAGTTCTCCCCAGCATACATGGAACGGTTTAGAAAAAATCTGGATTACTCCATTTACTCGTTAAGACCAACCGGGAAATGTGTACCTGTCGGTGATTCCTATGCGAATCCGCTTGCTGTAATGTCTGGTGTCTATGGGTATTTTGCGTTGGACGATGTTTCCTGGCTGGGGCTTGCAACGAATTTGATCGATGTGACTGAGGTGGTACGGGAAGCAAGCAAGCATGTATGGAGGGCACTCGATGTTCGCCAATTCGTGGAAGAGCTGCATTCTCTGCAGGGTAGACAATTTGTATTAGATAAGCAGACGACATTCTGGAATCGTACGTTGGATCAAGCGATTATCCGCAGCGGCTGGGATTCGAAGGCTCTTAGCTTTTTGTTTACATGTAAAAGCCCAATACAGAATGCCCATGCCCATATCGATCTGATGAGCTTTGATTTTACGGCACTCGGAAAAGACATGATTTGCGATCCTGGATTTTTTTGCTATCGGGATGATGAGGACCGTAAGCAGTTTAAGAGCTCGAATTATCACTCTACGCTGCTGATCGATGAGCGAGATCATTTCGAGTATATTAATTCCTTTACATTTGGGCCGCAAAAGCCCGGTGGTATCTACAATGTAGCAGATAGAGGCTTCTACCGGCTCGCGAGTGCTTGTCATACCAACTACGATCCGGTTGTTCATCATCGGCATATTTCGCTAGTTGATAATTGGTTCGTGCTTATTGCCGATCGGGTAGAAGGGCTGAATGAGCATAGCGTTCAGCGCTATTTCCATCTGGATTTTGTCGAAGTGGAGGAGAACCCGAACGGAGTGATCGCGACAAGTGATATTGCGAATCTGGCGATAGTGACAAGCCATACGGGGAAATTGGATCTCTTGGAGGGAAGATTATCCGATGAGACCGATCTCTCAAGGCCTTCGACAAGGGTCCGCTTTCAGGATAGATACAGCGGTACTATGACTTTCTTGACACTGCTTATTCCTTTCCAAGGGGGGCAGCAGCCTGCCGTTCAGATTATTGAAGAAGAGGAAGGTATATTTAGCTTCGAGCTTGGACAGCGATATTTGGTTTCGATAAACGAAAGAGATATGCACATATCCAAATAGGAGTGAAAAGATGTTAAACCTGCAGAATGCCGATCAAATTTGGTTAGAGAATGTCATTGCCAAACTAAGGGACAAAATGGACGTAGTATGTGAACGATCAAAAAACAAAATTCCATACACGACAAGAAATGGCACGCACGACAATCAGATCGAAAAAGATATCAACTGGTGGACGAATGGATTTTGGGGCGGTATGATGTGGCTCATGCACCATGAAACCGGCGCTCAGAAGTACAAGGAAATCGCCAATTTCACGGAAAGTGCATTGGATGCCTGTTTCCATCAATTCTACGATCTGCATCATGATGTCGGATTTATGTGGCTGCCTACGAGCGTTGCTAATTATAAAGTAACCGGAAATCCGGAATCCCGTAAGAGGGCGATGCATGCTGCCAATCTACTTGCTGGACGATTTAACCTGGCAGGCGGATTTATCCGCGCTTGGAACGATGATACGGCCAGCGAAGATACGAGAGGGTGGGCGATCGTGGATTGCATGATGAATCTTCCGCTTCTCTATTGGGCGAGCGAAGAGACTAAAGATCCGCGATATGCGCAAATCGCAATGAGGCATGCGGACACCGCTCTAGAAGCCTTTATCAGGCCGGACGGTTCCGTGAATCACATCGTGGAGTTCGATCCATTCCATGGAGGCGTGGTCCGAACTTACGGCGGCCAAGGCTACGAGGATGGCTCGTCCTGGACACGTGGGCAGACCTGGGCTTTATACG contains the following coding sequences:
- a CDS encoding alginate lyase family protein, which translates into the protein MNLQSLLKEPMTTTELLANLRSRLEPMDEKAAYIAAHMPDHVRETIANAEFSYQGMIMLPGTGGVREFVGNPPSWLERRHNDNEYLWQLNRMTHWQDLLEAYSLTKDAKYGLKVIDEMLDWIETVTIPEDLLDKPIGYFTECHPLRVLEIGIRGYKIWPLVLEHLGRSELFTEAVLEQYLTVIYKQVKALRNVSPQLWPKADHNHYLMECLGLLTTALYFPELKEAEEWKAFAIEGIEKCSMAQLTEDGGQIEGCPSYHNGCMFWFGMAVVLAKRFQFQFSPAYMERFRKNLDYSIYSLRPTGKCVPVGDSYANPLAVMSGVYGYFALDDVSWLGLATNLIDVTEVVREASKHVWRALDVRQFVEELHSLQGRQFVLDKQTTFWNRTLDQAIIRSGWDSKALSFLFTCKSPIQNAHAHIDLMSFDFTALGKDMICDPGFFCYRDDEDRKQFKSSNYHSTLLIDERDHFEYINSFTFGPQKPGGIYNVADRGFYRLASACHTNYDPVVHHRHISLVDNWFVLIADRVEGLNEHSVQRYFHLDFVEVEENPNGVIATSDIANLAIVTSHTGKLDLLEGRLSDETDLSRPSTRVRFQDRYSGTMTFLTLLIPFQGGQQPAVQIIEEEEGIFSFELGQRYLVSINERDMHISK
- a CDS encoding glycoside hydrolase family 88 protein; the protein is MLNLQNADQIWLENVIAKLRDKMDVVCERSKNKIPYTTRNGTHDNQIEKDINWWTNGFWGGMMWLMHHETGAQKYKEIANFTESALDACFHQFYDLHHDVGFMWLPTSVANYKVTGNPESRKRAMHAANLLAGRFNLAGGFIRAWNDDTASEDTRGWAIVDCMMNLPLLYWASEETKDPRYAQIAMRHADTALEAFIRPDGSVNHIVEFDPFHGGVVRTYGGQGYEDGSSWTRGQTWALYGFMISYTHTGKPEYLQAAKRVAHYFMANIPDNGVIPIDFRQPKEPAYEDTTAAVIAACGLIEIAQVVGEHEKEVYLNAALKLLKTVDATRCDWTTDSDQLLIGGSAAYHHKDIHVSIIYGDYYFMEAIFKLKGNDLYLW
- a CDS encoding extracellular solute-binding protein — protein: MGNTKWMKSSVIIMLTVGMLLAGCSNNNAPQNSGSAANDSKESGSKPLSGHLIVKDPLELTIHMHYSDKFIFDDNWPVFKEAEAMTNIKLKGTASKTSTNSKELFNTMMASGKIPDLVHHQIKEQYDSLGIEGAFLELDGLIEEHAPNIKKFFSEHPDAAKYMKAYNGKTYFLNFTPDGPAAKGWFVRQDWLDKLGLEQPKTVDELYALLKAFKEKDPNGNGLNDEIPYFSRTKLDGIYDLLIQWGVRGGADASKRGFYADNGVVKYGMYEPGYKTAIENIAKWYKEGLIDKEIFTRGAKARDILLADNVGGITHDWFASTANFNDILAPKIPGFSFVPMTPPTNTEGKVIEESSRKETHASGWGISAATKHPVEAIKYMDFWFSEEGRRLMNFGIEGKDYDLVDGKPKFKDSVLKNKEKTVIQQLQEEGGQIELAFYQDYAYEEQWTSETALKGIKEYIDNGYIMEAYPPISYTDEERNKFEELNAGVLTYVEEKLQRWVLGVEPINDETFSKYIKELEDLGIKDLLALEQGAYDRYMK